The following are from one region of the Amia ocellicauda isolate fAmiCal2 chromosome 1, fAmiCal2.hap1, whole genome shotgun sequence genome:
- the zbtb24 gene encoding zinc finger and BTB domain-containing protein 24, with protein sequence MAQSPQTPTTSHFALYSSAHKDTILSKFEELRKKDLLCDITLIVEDAQFKAHKALLAASSEYFSVMFTGEGQVCQSIYMLDGMAADTFRAVLEFIYTGHVSVERSTAEQLLAMAHYLKVVDLVKAYTEFQSMHRPSQDGKSDSHQRGENNEEAVKPKRKRGRPRKDEVLTGASNAAAPGSSKIKEAPGINNLVTCVQEATVQPVIEEPIEENRESEDVADSDAHMDPSNDKDVDYDPKLEGKLCPRSRYSKRRIKPPVKLIGFRLGEDVAEQGEPGKRGRKRKYPKTEARCEDCGKVFKNHLFLTIHQRTHTGEKPYKCFECGKGFTQKHTLLVHQRMHTGERPYICTVCSKALSTKHSLLEHMNLHTDQKSFSCDQCGKTFSQRRQLKSHYRVHTGKPLPECAQCHRRFMDAAQLKKHLRTHTGEKPFTCEICGKCFTAKSTLQTHIRIHRGEKPYICSLCNKSFSDPSAKRRHVTSHTGKKPFTCSLCSLTFARLDNLKAHTKTHNKERPTEVPREVATVEGNAGVEEVRSILQLQQYQLPTSGEQEIQLVVTGEVDNINFVPGEEQGISIITAQASESLTPEQTSGLTLLTQPSQHVQNLALVTQGETAEQIQTISVMEGQVSTGQPEQMHVITLTKEAMEHLQAHHGPPQQLQINQRAGQSLHLMQESTHQLPIAQAPQPQQLQMGRDQQGQAIHISGQTAQPISISQTTQQIPSHQIQGQTFQIQAGTVSYLYTTSLAPQN encoded by the exons ATGGCACAATCTCCACAAACCCCAACAACCTCTCATTTCGCCCTTTATTCCAGTGCCCACAAGGACACAATTTTAAGCAAATTTGAGGAACTTAGGAAAAAGGATTTGTTGTGTGACATCACTCTGATTGTTGAAGATGCCCAGTTTAAGGCCCACAAGGCCTTGCTGGCTGCCAGCAGTGAGTATTTCTCTGTGATGTTTACTGGTGAGGGACAAGTGTGCCAGTCTATCTACATGCTGGATGGGATGGCTGCAGACACTTTCAGAGCAGTGCTGGAGTTTATCTACACTGGGCATGTGTCTGTGGAGAGGAGCACCGCAGAGCAGCTCCTGGCGATGGCCCACTACCTGAAAGTCGTTGACCTTGTGAAGGCTTACACCGAGTTTCAGAGTATGCACAGGCCCAGTCAGGATGGGAAATCGGATTCACACCAGAGAGGAGAAAATAATGAGGAGGCTGTTAAACCCAAACGCAAAAGAGGTCGGCCAAGGAAGGATGAGGTTTTGACAGGGGCATCAAATGCTGCAGCTCCTGGttcaagtaaaataaaagaaGCCCCAGGGATCAATAATCTAGTGACTTGTGTTCAGGAGGCAACAGTGCAACCGGTTATAGAAGAACCTATAGAAGAGAACAGAGAGAGTGAAGACGTAGCAGATTCTGATGCCCACATGGATCCTTCCAATGACAAAGATGTGGACTATGACCCCAAATTGGAGGGGAAGCTGTGTCCCCGTAGCCGCTACAGCAAGCGCAGGATAAAGCCCCCGGTGAAATTGATTGGCTTTCGGCTGGGAGAAGATGTTGCTGAGCAGGGAGAGCCTGGGaaaagagggaggaagaggaaatATCCCAAAACTGAGGCCCGCTGTGAGGATTGTGGGAAAGTCTTCAAAAaccatttgtttttaacaatCCACCAAAGAACACATACTG GGGAAAAGCCTTACAAATGCTTTGAGTGTGGAAAAGGGTTTACTCAGAAGCATACCTTGCTGGTGCACCAGCGCATGCACACTGGAGAGAGGCCCTACATCTGCACCGTGTGCTCCAAGGCCTTGTCCACTAAGCACTCGCTGCTCGAACACATGAACCTGCACACAG atcagaaatctTTCAGCTGTGATCAGTGTGGGAAGACTTTCAGTCAGAGAAGGCAACTGAAGAGTCATTACCGAGTTCACACAG GTAAGCCCTTACCAGAGTGTGCACAGTGCCATCGAAGGTTCATGGATGCTGCTCAGCTTAAGAAGCATCTGAGAACACATACAG GTGAGAAACCATTCACATGTGAGATCTGTGGGAAGTGTTTCACAGCTAAGAGCACACTGCAGACCCATATCAGAATCCACAG AGGAGAGAAACCATACATTTGTAGCCTCTGCAACAAGTCTTTCTCAGACCCGAGCGCCAAGAGACGCCATGTTACTTCTCACACTGGGAAGAAGCCTTTCACCTGCTCCCTCTGCAGCCTGACCTTTGCCCGACTCGACAACCTCAAAGCTCACACCAAAACGCACAACAAGGAGCGGCCCACAGAGGTCCCTCGAGAGGTGGCGACCGTTGAGGGAAATGCAGGGGTGGAGGAGGTGCGCAGCATTCTGCAGCTCCAGCAGTACCAGCTCCCCACCTCAGGGGAGCAGGAGATCCAGCTGGTGGTCACCGGCGAGGTGGACAACATTAACTTCGTGCCCGGAGAGGAGCAAGGCATAAGCATCATCACCGCCCAGGCCTCGGAGAGTCTGACTCCAGAGCAAACGTCAGGGCTGACCTTGCTGACGCAGCCCTCTCAGCACGTGCAGAACCTGGCCCTGGTCACTCAGGGAGAGACGGCCGAGCAGATCCAGACCATCAGTGTCATGGAGGGTCAAGTGTCTACAGGGCAGCCTGAGCAGATGCATGTGATCACCCTGACGAAGGAGGCCATGGAGCACCTGCAGGCCCACCACGGGCCGCCCCAGCAGCTACAGATCAACCAGCGGGCCGGCCAGTCTCTCCACCTGATGCAGGAGTCCACCCATCAGCTCCCCATCGCCCAGGCACCTCAGCCTCAGCAGCTGCAGATGGGCAGAGACCAGCAGGGCCAGGCCATACACATCAGTGGCCAGACTGCCCAGCCCATCTCCATCAGCCAGACGACTCAGCAGATCCCCAGTCACCAGATTCAAGGGCAGACGTTCCAGATCCAAGCTGGCACTGTGTCCTATCTCTATACCACCAGCTTAGCCCCGCAGAACTGA
- the ppil6 gene encoding putative inactive peptidyl-prolyl cis-trans isomerase-like 6 isoform X2, whose amino-acid sequence MDAALRLEVVGLMKKPNFHIAKCTAEALKQRFPASFSEPAVCALLECAWHHYLNRQKRQLKGEVWQYSSSVMCFLNGELLGNEKDLKIWAENQWKFSFFRPQALYLALAEDFYCKHLQSTKHTFVYMDVTIGEKTAGRLLFELFTDLCPKTSTNFQTLCTGEAGESLGNLHLSYKGSIFHRIVSNGWIQGGDISPGGKGNGGESIYGPTFEDESFAVSHNKRGILGMANKGPHTNGSQFYITLQPAAWMDRKYVAFG is encoded by the exons ATGGACGCGGCGCTGCGGCTGGAGGTCGTCGGGCTCATGAAAAAGCCCAACTTTCACATCGCAAAATGCACAGCAGAG GCCCTGAAGCAGAGGTTTCCCGCATCGTTCTCCGAGCCCGCGGTGTGCGCGCTGCTGGAGTGCGCCTGGCACCACTATTTAAACAGGCAGAAAAGG CAGCTGAAGGGAGAGGTGTGGCAGTACTCATCCAGTGTCATGTGTTTTCTGAACGGAGAGCTTCTGGGGAATGAGAAGGATCTGAAGATCTGGGCTGAAAACCAGTGGAAGTTTTCTTTCTTCAGACCGCAGGCTCTGTACCTGGCTCTGGCTGAAGATTTCTACTGCAAACACCTGCAGAGCACCAAA CACACATTTGTATACATGGATGTAACAATTGGTGAGAAAACAGCTGGGAGATTATTATTTGAG CTTTTTACAGATCTCTGTCCAAAGACGAGCACGAATTTCCAGACTCTCTGTACAGGGGAGGCGGGCGAATCTCTGGGGAATCTCCATTTGAGCTACAAGGGGTCCATATTTCATCGCATTGTTTCAAACGGCTGGATTCAGGGCGGAG ATATTTCACCAGGAGGGAAGGGAAATGGAGGAGAGTCAATTTACGGGCCGACATTTGAAG ATGAAAGCTTCGCAGTCTCTCACAATAAAAGAGGGATACTTGGGATGGCCAACAAAGGACCACACACCAACGGATCCCAGTTTTATATCACACTGCAGCCAGCTGCCTGGATGGACAGAAAATACGTAGCTTTTGG GTGA
- the ppil6 gene encoding putative inactive peptidyl-prolyl cis-trans isomerase-like 6 isoform X1: MDAALRLEVVGLMKKPNFHIAKCTAEALKQRFPASFSEPAVCALLECAWHHYLNRQKRQLKGEVWQYSSSVMCFLNGELLGNEKDLKIWAENQWKFSFFRPQALYLALAEDFYCKHLQSTKHTFVYMDVTIGEKTAGRLLFELFTDLCPKTSTNFQTLCTGEAGESLGNLHLSYKGSIFHRIVSNGWIQGGDISPGGKGNGGESIYGPTFEDESFAVSHNKRGILGMANKGPHTNGSQFYITLQPAAWMDRKYVAFGQVIEGTEVLEKLEAVPTYNERPKQECKVIDCGVFVP; this comes from the exons ATGGACGCGGCGCTGCGGCTGGAGGTCGTCGGGCTCATGAAAAAGCCCAACTTTCACATCGCAAAATGCACAGCAGAG GCCCTGAAGCAGAGGTTTCCCGCATCGTTCTCCGAGCCCGCGGTGTGCGCGCTGCTGGAGTGCGCCTGGCACCACTATTTAAACAGGCAGAAAAGG CAGCTGAAGGGAGAGGTGTGGCAGTACTCATCCAGTGTCATGTGTTTTCTGAACGGAGAGCTTCTGGGGAATGAGAAGGATCTGAAGATCTGGGCTGAAAACCAGTGGAAGTTTTCTTTCTTCAGACCGCAGGCTCTGTACCTGGCTCTGGCTGAAGATTTCTACTGCAAACACCTGCAGAGCACCAAA CACACATTTGTATACATGGATGTAACAATTGGTGAGAAAACAGCTGGGAGATTATTATTTGAG CTTTTTACAGATCTCTGTCCAAAGACGAGCACGAATTTCCAGACTCTCTGTACAGGGGAGGCGGGCGAATCTCTGGGGAATCTCCATTTGAGCTACAAGGGGTCCATATTTCATCGCATTGTTTCAAACGGCTGGATTCAGGGCGGAG ATATTTCACCAGGAGGGAAGGGAAATGGAGGAGAGTCAATTTACGGGCCGACATTTGAAG ATGAAAGCTTCGCAGTCTCTCACAATAAAAGAGGGATACTTGGGATGGCCAACAAAGGACCACACACCAACGGATCCCAGTTTTATATCACACTGCAGCCAGCTGCCTGGATGGACAGAAAATACGTAGCTTTTGG CCAGGTGATCGAGGGCACAGAGGTCCTGGAGAAACTAGAAGCTGTCCCCACGTACAATGAGAGACCAAAGCAAGAGTGTAAAGTTATCGACTGTGGAGTATTTGTGCCTTGA
- the cd164 gene encoding sialomucin core protein 24: MYWRLLCVTFILAVLRSTTAQGKIGSCSNHTSCAECQNQKDGNITLCYWMECKNGNGTFLNASCVNDTFIPTKECLLTNESACAGNATTIAPTILPTTVYNTTAGTTAPANTSTPVTPTTSHNATITPTNSTTTTTAVSPTAVPHKKSSFDAASFIGGIVLVLGLQAVIFFLYKFCKSKDRNYHTL, from the exons ATGTACTGGAGACTGCTGTGTGTAACATTCATCCTGGCTGTCCTGCGCAGTACAACAGCACAAGGGAAGATAG gttCCTGTTCAAATCACACAAGCTGTGCTGAATGCCAAAATCAGAAGGATGGAAATATAACTCTGTGTTATTGGATGGAATGCAAAA ACGGTAATGGCACTTTCTTAAATGCCTCCTGTGTCAACGACACTTTTATCCCTACAAAAGAGTGCCTGCTTACGAATGAATCGGCTTGTGCGG GCAATGCCACCACTATCGCCCCCACTATACTTCCAACTACAGTCTATAACACCACAGCAGGTACTACAG CTCCAGCGAATACAAGTACACCAGTCACCCCCACCACGTCACACAATGCCACCATCACTCCTACAA AttctactacaactactacagCAGTTTCTCCCACTGCAGTCCCTCACAAGAAGTCCTCTTTCGACGCGGCCAGTTTCATCGGGGGCATCGTACTGGTGTTGGGACTGCAGGCCGTCATCTTCTTCCTGTACAAGTTCTGCAAATCCAAGGATAGGAACTACCACACCCTCTAA